In Neodiprion pinetum isolate iyNeoPine1 chromosome 6, iyNeoPine1.2, whole genome shotgun sequence, one genomic interval encodes:
- the PolZ2 gene encoding mitotic spindle assembly checkpoint protein MAD2B codes for MSTQQQIVGADILLEFLEVAFHNILYVRNLYPKEIFVRKQIYGIATQVSEHPELNTYLKEVLNSIRELIRHDENSVRKINLCFYNQDKTPVEQFVFDLGKLKADLAVQDPFFLKTEEALRTFCLKLSTSGSYLKRLPENATFSIQIHTHEAAHAALNENPRCENFPWIEAEEDMTEIKEQTLLPLKSINTEYLNLQMYALEKENKNEEKQ; via the exons ATGTCAACGCAGCAACAAATAG tTGGTGCGGATATTTTATTAGAATTTCTAGAAGTAGCATTCCACAATATTCTGTACGTCAGGAATTTGTATCccaaagaaatttttgtgcGGAAGCAAATATATGGAATAGCCACACAAGTTTCTGAGCATCCAGAATTGAACACTTACCTGAAAGAAGTACTTAATTCGATCAGAGAATTGATCAGGCATGATGAAAACAGCGTTAGAAAAATCAATCTCTGCTTTTACAATCAGGATAAAACACCGGTAGAGCAATTTGTCTTTGATCTCGGAAAATTAAAGGCTGATCTGGCGGT acaGGATCCATTCTTTTTAAAAACAGAAGAAGCTCTCAGAACTTTTTGCTTGAAGCTTTCAACATCCGGTTCATATTTGAAACGACTACCCGAAAATGCTACGTTTTCCATTCAAATCCATACCCATGAAGCGGCGCACGCTGCGCTAAATGAAAATCCaagatgtgaaaattttccctGGATCGAAGCTGAAGAAGATATGACAGAAATAAAAGAGCAGACTTTGTTACCTCTGAAGTCAATCAATACCGAATATTTGAATCTACAAATGTATGcgttggaaaaagaaaataagaacgAAGAGAAGCAGTGA